One genomic window of Desmospora activa DSM 45169 includes the following:
- the sdaAA gene encoding L-serine ammonia-lyase, iron-sulfur-dependent, subunit alpha — MDFRTVAELVELAETEGLSISEVMIQKEMETFAKSRADVFSQMEKNLDVMEKAVHKGLKGIHSHSGLSGGDAAKIRRHMEEAPVLLSGKAVLDTVSRATAVSETNAAMGTVVATPTAGACGILPGCLFSAAERLNSDRETMVRALFVSGAIGYCIANNAFISGAAGGCQAEVGSATAMTAAAMVEMAGGTPSMSANAVAIALKNMLGLVCDPVAGLVEAPCVKRNAMGGAIAMVAADMAMAGVTSVIPPDEVIGAMYQIGQNMPNSLKETALGGLAATPTGRALERKIFGQPNNE; from the coding sequence TCTCAGAAGTGATGATCCAAAAAGAGATGGAAACGTTTGCGAAATCCCGCGCAGACGTGTTTAGCCAGATGGAAAAAAATCTAGATGTGATGGAGAAAGCTGTTCATAAAGGATTAAAGGGAATTCATTCCCATAGCGGGTTGTCCGGTGGTGATGCCGCAAAAATTCGTCGCCATATGGAAGAGGCACCGGTGTTATTGTCGGGAAAAGCGGTGCTGGATACTGTTTCCCGTGCAACGGCGGTATCGGAAACCAATGCCGCTATGGGAACGGTGGTGGCAACGCCGACGGCGGGCGCATGCGGAATTTTGCCAGGCTGTCTCTTCAGTGCGGCGGAGCGGTTAAATTCTGACCGTGAAACGATGGTGCGGGCGCTGTTTGTCAGTGGCGCGATTGGATACTGTATCGCCAACAACGCCTTTATTTCCGGAGCTGCCGGCGGTTGTCAGGCAGAAGTGGGTTCAGCGACGGCGATGACTGCAGCGGCGATGGTGGAGATGGCAGGGGGAACCCCGTCGATGTCAGCCAATGCGGTGGCGATCGCCCTAAAAAATATGCTGGGCTTGGTGTGCGATCCAGTGGCGGGGTTGGTGGAAGCGCCTTGTGTCAAACGAAACGCCATGGGTGGGGCCATTGCCATGGTGGCGGCTGATATGGCGATGGCCGGTGTGACGAGTGTGATTCCCCCTGATGAGGTGATTGGGGCGATGTATCAAATCGGGCAAAACATGCCCAACAGTTTAAAGGAAACCGCATTGGGAGGGTTGGCGGCAACCCCGACCGGTCGCGCATTGGAGCGCAAGATCTTCGGGCAGCCCAATAACGAATGA